CCCGTTGGCCTCGTCGTCCTTCATGCCCGAGGCGGGCTGGTAGACGAACAGCACGTCGGCGTCGCTGGGGTAGCTCAGCTCCGCCCCGCCGAGGCGGCCCATGCCGATCACCGCGAAGCGCAGCTCGTCCGGGACACCCGCGGCCTGCCGGGCCACCGCCAGCGCGGCCGCGATCGTGGCGTCGGTGAGATCGGCCAGCCCCTGCCCCACCCCGGTGATGTCGACGGTCTTGCCCGGGGCCAGCTCGCCCGCGCCGCTGAGCAGGTCGGCGCTGCCGATGCGGAACAGCTCGCGCCGCCGCATCGCGCGCACCGCCGCCACGGCGGCCCGCGGGTCGGCGTGCCGGGCCGCGGCCGCGGCCGTGCCCTCCAGCAGCGACTGCCGGGCGCGCAGGCTCAGCTCGCCCTCGTCGGCCAGCAGCCGCAGCGCCTCCGGGTCGCGGGTCAGCAGCTCGGTCAGGTAGCGCGAGCTGTCCAGCACCCGGGCCAGCCGCAGCGCCACCGGCCCCTCGTCGCGCAGCAGCCGCAGGTACCACGGCGTGCTGCCGAGGGTGTCGGAGACCTGCCGGTAGGCCAGCAGCCCGGCGTCCGGGGCGGGCGCGTCGGCGAACTCGGCCAGCAGCACCGGCAGCAGCGTGCGCTGGATCGCGGCGGTGCGGGACACGCCCGTGGTGAGCGCCTCCAGGTGCCGCAGCGCACCGGCCGGATCGGCGTAACCGAGCAGCTCCAGGCGTTTGCGGGCGGCGTCGGGGCGCAGCGACAGGCCGTCGGCGGGCACCCGCGCCACGGCCGCCAGCAGGGGGCGGTAGAGCAGTTTGGCGTGCAGGCGGCGTACCTCTGCGGCGTGGGTGACCCAGTCGGCGCGGAAGGCGGCGATGGGGTCCAGTCCCGCGCCCTCGCGGCCCCGGCCCGTGCCGAGCGCGGGCTCCTCCCGCTTGTAGTTCATGGCGCGGGCCAGCCAGCGCAGCGCCGCGGTGCCCGCGCCACCGTCGTCGGCGGGCACGGTGTGGGTACGCCGCAGCCGCTGCAGCTGCAGCCGGTGCTCGACGTTGCGCAGGAAGCGGTACGCGGCGCTGAGCGCCTCACCGTCGCCGCGCCCCACGTAACCGCCCTCGACCAGCGCGCGCAGCGCCCTGAGCGAGTTGCCCGAGCGCAGCGTCTCGTCGCCCCGGCCGTGCACGAGCTGGAGCAGCTGCACCGCGAACTCGATGTCGCGCAGGCCGCCCGGCCCGCGCTTGATCTCCCGGTCCAGCTCGGCGCGCGGCACCTGCTCGATGATGCGCCGGCGCATGGCCCGGACGTCCTCGACCGCCTCCGGCCGCTCGGCGGCGTGCCAGATCAGCGGTTGCAGCGCGGCCAGCCAGGCCTTGCCCAGGCTCGCGTCACCGGCCACCGGCCGTGCTTTGAGCAGCGCCTGGAACTCCCAGGTCCGGGCCCAGCGTTTGTAGTAGACGAGGTGGCTGGCCAGCGTACGCACCAGCGGCCCGCGCCCGCCCTCGGGCCGCAGCGCGGCGTCCACCGGCCAGGCCACCTGCCCGCAGATCTCCATCAGCGCGGCGGCGACGGTGGTGCCCGCGGCGAGGTCCTCGTCCTCGGCCGCGACGAAGATGACGTCCACGTCGGACACGTAGTTCAGCTCGTCCCCGCCGCACTTGCCCATCGCGATCACGGCCAGCCGCGGCCGCTCCGACCCCACCCGGCCCAGCGCGATCCGGTACGCCGCCCGCAGCGTCGCGTCGGCGAGCGCGGTCACCTCGGCCATCGTCGCCTCGACATCAGCGCCGTCGGCCAGGTCCGCAGCGGCGATCCGCAGCAGTCCCCGCTGGTAGCCGGCCCGCAGCGAGGGCACGTCGGCCAGCCCGCTGTGCACCTCGTAGCGCGGCGGCACGGTGCGGGTCAGCACCTGCCACTGCCCCGCCTGCGC
The Catellatospora sp. IY07-71 DNA segment above includes these coding regions:
- a CDS encoding bifunctional [glutamine synthetase] adenylyltransferase/[glutamine synthetase]-adenylyl-L-tyrosine phosphorylase — translated: MAGIGRLARYGFTLSSTGPDPAVLLGASGLHLWDAVAQRPVDEESALILEQLGRAADPDLALRQLHRIAEREKGDGKGVVERLGADEDLRIRLLTVLGASSALGDQLAAQAGQWQVLTRTVPPRYEVHSGLADVPSLRAGYQRGLLRIAAADLADGADVEATMAEVTALADATLRAAYRIALGRVGSERPRLAVIAMGKCGGDELNYVSDVDVIFVAAEDEDLAAGTTVAAALMEICGQVAWPVDAALRPEGGRGPLVRTLASHLVYYKRWARTWEFQALLKARPVAGDASLGKAWLAALQPLIWHAAERPEAVEDVRAMRRRIIEQVPRAELDREIKRGPGGLRDIEFAVQLLQLVHGRGDETLRSGNSLRALRALVEGGYVGRGDGEALSAAYRFLRNVEHRLQLQRLRRTHTVPADDGGAGTAALRWLARAMNYKREEPALGTGRGREGAGLDPIAAFRADWVTHAAEVRRLHAKLLYRPLLAAVARVPADGLSLRPDAARKRLELLGYADPAGALRHLEALTTGVSRTAAIQRTLLPVLLAEFADAPAPDAGLLAYRQVSDTLGSTPWYLRLLRDEGPVALRLARVLDSSRYLTELLTRDPEALRLLADEGELSLRARQSLLEGTAAAAARHADPRAAVAAVRAMRRRELFRIGSADLLSGAGELAPGKTVDITGVGQGLADLTDATIAAALAVARQAAGVPDELRFAVIGMGRLGGAELSYPSDADVLFVYQPASGMKDDEANGAALAVAEQLRTLLSAPAPDPPLGIDADLRPEGRQGPLVRSLAAYQRYYATWSQVWEAQALLRARPVAGDPDLAADFIALIDPVRYPLDGLRREQITEIRRIKARVENERLPRGADPLTHTKLGRGGIADVEWTVQLWQLRHGHEVAGLRTPRTLDALAAAHAAELVSVEDAEVLAAAWTLCSRVRNALTLIRGRAADQLPRHGVELAGVARMLTAGDPGEFLDEYLKTTRRARAAVERLFLA